In one Echinicola marina genomic region, the following are encoded:
- a CDS encoding amidohydrolase family protein, with protein MIKRQNTLKLLMVWICLLLGQSVYSQSDYTGKRRVTGTYAITNATIITSPGKTIDHGTIIIKDGLFEKIGTNAKIPVDAQIIPGDSLMIYPGFIDALGEQGVSAPEEAQKPEGMDPSNPPNDVAGITPELQVLDYWDVNDHNVQEWRKNGFTISQIAPKGLMLPGKTALVVFGHEKSSNYLLSETGLFAQFKTPRGLYPGTTLGLMAKWRELYKNAKLRQEHGKMFTTEGNGLARPQNDPSLEAFYPVINQEIPVIFKTKNELEIRRALRLQNELGFELVLAGIEEGSNLTDEIKAANAAVILSLDLPDPKASKAALEEATAEAKKSQERVVAAYNEVLMQAANFEKAGITFAFSTQDAKSADFMKNLNLMISNGLSEEAALAALTINAAELLGISRYAGSIAEGNLANLVITTDKLGLEETKIKYVFADGYLFEYEEDHSKINMAKAKALVGTWNYESKTPGGTSKGNIKFEISDKELQGEILVDDPEGSGQVSRKLKDIHFDGKELSFTFSIMVREEKLIVHTKGIVKENEFEGDFSIKDKGKYSITASKVPELEF; from the coding sequence ATGATTAAAAGACAGAACACCTTAAAGCTTTTAATGGTGTGGATTTGTTTACTGCTTGGACAATCTGTTTATTCCCAAAGTGATTATACCGGGAAAAGACGAGTCACAGGAACCTATGCCATCACCAACGCTACCATTATCACCTCCCCCGGCAAAACCATTGACCATGGTACCATAATTATCAAAGATGGGCTTTTTGAAAAAATAGGGACAAATGCTAAAATTCCAGTTGATGCACAAATAATTCCCGGAGATTCCTTGATGATATATCCAGGATTCATTGATGCATTGGGTGAGCAGGGTGTCTCCGCTCCCGAAGAGGCCCAAAAGCCTGAAGGCATGGATCCATCTAATCCTCCCAATGATGTGGCAGGTATCACGCCTGAACTTCAAGTGTTGGATTACTGGGATGTCAATGACCATAATGTCCAAGAATGGAGAAAAAATGGTTTTACCATTTCACAGATCGCTCCCAAAGGTCTGATGCTGCCGGGGAAAACCGCATTGGTAGTTTTTGGCCATGAAAAATCATCTAATTATCTGTTATCAGAGACCGGCTTGTTTGCACAGTTCAAAACGCCTAGGGGATTATACCCCGGCACCACGCTAGGATTGATGGCAAAATGGAGGGAATTGTATAAAAACGCCAAGCTTAGACAAGAACATGGCAAGATGTTTACCACCGAAGGTAATGGGTTGGCCAGACCCCAAAATGATCCAAGTTTGGAGGCCTTTTATCCAGTGATTAATCAAGAAATCCCTGTGATTTTCAAAACCAAAAATGAATTGGAGATCCGTAGGGCATTAAGGCTGCAAAATGAGTTAGGTTTTGAGTTGGTATTGGCAGGAATAGAAGAAGGAAGCAATTTGACAGATGAGATAAAAGCTGCCAATGCCGCTGTAATTCTTTCACTTGACCTTCCAGATCCAAAAGCTTCAAAGGCAGCATTAGAAGAAGCTACTGCGGAAGCTAAGAAATCCCAGGAACGCGTGGTAGCGGCCTATAATGAAGTACTTATGCAGGCTGCCAATTTTGAAAAGGCGGGAATTACTTTTGCATTTAGTACGCAGGATGCCAAATCAGCAGATTTTATGAAAAACCTTAATTTAATGATTTCTAATGGATTAAGTGAGGAAGCAGCTCTTGCCGCTTTGACCATTAATGCTGCTGAATTATTGGGCATTAGTCGCTATGCAGGCAGTATCGCTGAGGGTAACTTGGCCAATTTGGTCATCACCACTGACAAGCTGGGCCTTGAGGAAACTAAAATAAAATATGTTTTTGCGGATGGGTATTTATTTGAATATGAGGAAGATCATTCAAAGATAAACATGGCCAAAGCCAAAGCGCTGGTGGGGACCTGGAATTATGAATCCAAGACACCTGGAGGAACTTCAAAAGGAAACATAAAATTTGAAATAAGTGATAAAGAATTACAAGGAGAAATCTTGGTAGATGATCCTGAAGGTAGTGGACAGGTTAGTCGGAAGTTAAAAGACATCCATTTTGATGGTAAAGAACTCTCTTTTACCTTCTCTATTATGGTTAGGGAAGAAAAGCTTATTGTCCATACGAAAGGAATAGTGAAGGAGAATGAGTTTGAGGGGGATTTCAGTATTAAGGACAAAGGAAAATATTCCATAACTGCCAGTAAGGTTCCAGAATTAGAATTTTAA
- a CDS encoding response regulator transcription factor: protein MKDILVIEDDLLILKMVEFRLKKEGHKVILAEDGNEGVKALEENTPDLIITDIMVPFKSGIEIIEFARAKYPECPIIVLSALGEEEGTVMEAFNLGVSDFVPKPFNPNELAIRVKRLIN, encoded by the coding sequence ATGAAAGATATTTTAGTAATTGAAGATGACCTCTTAATTTTGAAAATGGTGGAGTTTAGACTTAAAAAAGAGGGACATAAAGTGATTTTGGCTGAAGACGGAAATGAAGGCGTAAAAGCCTTGGAAGAAAATACTCCTGACCTAATCATCACCGATATTATGGTCCCATTTAAAAGTGGGATTGAAATCATAGAATTTGCCAGGGCAAAATATCCAGAGTGTCCGATTATTGTACTTAGCGCATTGGGTGAAGAGGAGGGGACAGTAATGGAAGCCTTCAACCTGGGGGTTTCTGATTTTGTGCCTAAACCATTCAACCCAAATGAACTCGCTATTAGGGTGAAGAGACTGATTAATTGA
- a CDS encoding glycosyltransferase family 2 protein: MYSLLFDLVTQVMGMFFLFYGFAVIIIYMIITLLSGLELREQIKKNKFVDYKDVITTPVGPSVSILAPAYNEGKTIVQNVRSLLSLHYSRYEVIIINDGSKDDSIDLLIKNFDLRKTEFAFEQVIDTAKVKAVYKSNNPSFSKLIVVDKENGGKADALNAGINISGQELIACIDVDCILAPDSIVRMLRPFLEETNKKVIAVGGGIGIANNCDIKDGTVVKYRVPDSLLGRFQVIEYFRSFLLGRLAWSRMNGLLLISGAFGFFDKELVLKVGGYFPKTVGEDMELVVRMRRYMEEQKLPYKVAFVSDPLCWTEVPETEEVLSKQRNRWMRGTIETLQLHRTMQLNPKYGFIGMISFPFWSLFEKNAPIIELLGAIYTIILIVMGDFSALYFLSLFVLIYFFAVMLSSFSILFEELAFDNYQEKGDLKKLITTVLKEPLFIHPKIMSWCMKGHWQFIKGIGGWGEMVRVGFNNKLKSSSENNGK, encoded by the coding sequence ATGTATAGTTTACTTTTCGATTTGGTAACCCAAGTTATGGGCATGTTTTTCCTGTTTTATGGATTTGCTGTGATCATCATCTATATGATCATCACCCTGCTTTCTGGGCTAGAACTAAGGGAACAAATCAAGAAAAATAAGTTTGTGGACTACAAAGATGTAATCACAACGCCTGTAGGTCCTAGTGTTTCCATTCTAGCACCTGCCTATAATGAAGGTAAAACCATCGTTCAAAATGTTAGGAGCTTACTTTCTTTACATTACAGTAGATATGAGGTAATCATTATCAATGATGGTAGCAAGGATGATTCAATAGACTTATTGATAAAGAATTTTGACTTAAGAAAGACAGAATTTGCCTTTGAACAGGTAATTGACACTGCTAAGGTAAAAGCTGTTTACAAATCCAACAACCCTTCATTCAGCAAACTGATTGTTGTGGATAAGGAAAATGGAGGCAAAGCTGATGCCTTAAATGCTGGAATAAATATTAGCGGACAGGAACTGATAGCCTGTATAGATGTGGACTGTATTTTGGCTCCCGACAGTATTGTTAGAATGTTGAGACCTTTCTTGGAAGAAACCAATAAGAAGGTTATAGCAGTAGGAGGAGGGATTGGTATAGCCAACAACTGTGATATCAAGGATGGGACCGTTGTAAAATACAGGGTTCCTGACAGCTTATTGGGAAGGTTTCAAGTAATTGAATATTTCCGCTCGTTTCTTTTGGGACGCTTGGCATGGTCAAGAATGAACGGACTTTTACTTATTTCAGGAGCTTTTGGATTCTTTGATAAGGAATTGGTATTAAAAGTCGGAGGATATTTCCCTAAGACGGTAGGAGAGGATATGGAATTAGTGGTAAGGATGAGACGCTATATGGAAGAACAAAAACTTCCTTATAAAGTGGCTTTTGTTTCTGATCCGCTTTGTTGGACTGAAGTTCCTGAAACGGAAGAAGTCCTTTCCAAACAAAGGAATAGATGGATGCGCGGAACAATAGAAACACTGCAGCTGCACAGAACCATGCAACTGAATCCAAAATATGGATTCATAGGAATGATATCTTTTCCTTTTTGGTCATTATTTGAAAAAAATGCACCAATAATAGAACTCCTTGGTGCCATTTATACCATCATCTTGATCGTCATGGGAGATTTCAGTGCGCTTTACTTTCTAAGTCTTTTTGTGCTGATTTATTTCTTTGCTGTAATGCTTTCGTCTTTCAGTATACTATTCGAAGAGCTGGCCTTTGACAATTATCAAGAAAAAGGTGACCTGAAAAAGCTGATCACAACGGTTTTAAAGGAGCCTCTTTTCATACATCCAAAAATAATGAGCTGGTGTATGAAAGGCCACTGGCAATTTATCAAAGGCATTGGAGGCTGGGGTGAAATGGTTCGTGTGGGATTTAATAACAAATTGAAATCAAGTTCAGAGAATAATGGCAAATAA
- a CDS encoding YaiO family outer membrane beta-barrel protein gives MANKTIYTLLILSLFAIPAMAQENFDPDKKFFEARDMAINGDRAEAIKLANKIVEKYPGYSDVWILLGRMYSWDGKNDSASIYFEKAIEISPDYEDAYIGYLDNLFWADQLDSAGQVLDRAETQFGKGSSALQYRKSKYAYYREDYKQAIQIAEELYENNASIDGLLSYIQRIKRLTIKSAVGVTADHDSFQGQLTPWQTYSLYARTRVGFLGNVIGRATHSHRFDSNGTQYEIDAYPSLGKNSYAYVNVGASNASFFPNYRFGTSIYWSLPKAYEFDIGYRHLRFSETTHILTASVGKYTGNWWLNLRANHVPSEEGGSISGNIQARYYFKGSEDYFVAQVSTGVSPDEEDRDLQSQLLNSYRARVGYQQLWSPRWLGYAFVGYSYDELSPDNYRPNLNISIGTEFRF, from the coding sequence ATGGCAAATAAAACTATATATACCCTATTAATATTAAGTCTATTTGCAATTCCTGCAATGGCCCAAGAAAACTTTGATCCGGATAAAAAGTTTTTTGAGGCTAGGGACATGGCCATTAATGGAGATAGAGCAGAAGCTATAAAGTTGGCCAATAAAATCGTAGAAAAATATCCCGGTTATTCTGATGTTTGGATCTTATTGGGGAGAATGTACAGTTGGGATGGAAAAAATGATTCCGCATCGATTTATTTTGAAAAAGCCATTGAAATCAGCCCGGATTATGAAGATGCATATATAGGGTATCTTGACAATTTATTCTGGGCAGACCAACTTGATTCTGCAGGGCAGGTACTGGACAGAGCTGAAACGCAATTTGGCAAAGGCTCTTCAGCCCTGCAATACAGAAAGTCAAAGTATGCTTATTATCGCGAAGATTATAAACAAGCCATTCAAATAGCTGAGGAACTATATGAGAACAATGCCAGTATAGATGGCTTGCTTTCTTATATCCAACGAATAAAGCGATTAACGATAAAAAGTGCTGTAGGTGTAACTGCAGACCATGATTCATTCCAAGGGCAGTTGACGCCTTGGCAAACCTATTCCTTATACGCTAGAACCAGAGTAGGATTCCTGGGCAATGTCATTGGACGAGCAACTCACTCACATCGCTTTGACAGCAATGGTACCCAATATGAAATAGATGCTTACCCAAGTTTGGGAAAAAATTCCTATGCCTACGTCAATGTGGGTGCTTCGAATGCCTCATTTTTTCCCAATTATAGATTTGGAACTTCCATATATTGGAGTCTACCAAAAGCCTATGAATTTGATATTGGGTACAGGCATCTTCGCTTTAGTGAAACTACCCATATCCTTACAGCCTCTGTGGGCAAATACACCGGTAATTGGTGGTTAAACTTGAGGGCTAATCATGTCCCTTCCGAAGAAGGAGGCTCCATAAGCGGAAATATCCAAGCCAGGTACTACTTCAAAGGGTCTGAGGATTACTTTGTAGCTCAAGTAAGTACTGGGGTATCCCCTGATGAGGAAGATAGGGATCTTCAGTCTCAATTATTGAATTCCTACAGGGCAAGGGTAGGCTACCAGCAACTTTGGAGTCCAAGATGGCTAGGTTATGCCTTTGTGGGCTATTCTTATGATGAACTAAGCCCAGACAACTATCGACCAAATCTAAATATTTCAATAGGAACTGAATTCAGATTTTAA
- a CDS encoding LTA synthase family protein, whose protein sequence is MSQKTAIKSNLVSNITSNLMKFWQISIIFLLLLIIVGIVEVLWIGNIHGLSAEPQWEVFFINLLETIKWGLYAVGVFFLVQGVFGLVFPKISYTLYRTLLSLLIIGQIGLIFYFSQALVPLGADLFTYSFNDLLETVQAAGALNAFSLIAFPAAIVFVYWLLGLGKFINFKLKALLSISLASYVLLAILLFVPISKPQGFSSLEANLSENKSLFFYEEAYEYFSTSRNIYFDFYLAPEMDENALVQKEFIDPTYPFLHLNNYPDYLGPFFDSFDKKPDLVFIIVEGLGKAYSGKNAYLGSWTPFLDSLANKSLYWENMLSTTGRTFGVLPGLFGSLPFGENGFMEVDPYPRHNTLISLLNENGYEVNFFSGFDSKFENAREFLQYQGVDLLIDEDDFDSDFQKSPASAAGFSWGYADKEAFQNGIRKLPNSDSPQLNIFQTASMHSPFLVPDQELYLDKVKENMESLNVDAGYDLSKYENELASVLYGDDALKEFFKEYLKLEKAENTIFFITGDHRLPEIPMSTKIDRFHVPFLIYSPKLKRAKSMAAVNTHLEVSPSILAFLETNFEIQLPDSVAWRGSVLDTAAAFQSKISHALKRNKYQFGDYIDGTYFMSDNEVYEVMESLYLEPINEIETLDKLKAMFDDYNGKDSYAMKNNAILPEEN, encoded by the coding sequence ATGAGTCAAAAAACGGCTATCAAATCCAATTTGGTAAGCAATATTACAAGCAATTTGATGAAATTCTGGCAAATCAGTATTATTTTCTTGTTGCTTTTAATTATTGTTGGCATTGTCGAGGTATTATGGATTGGTAATATTCATGGGCTTTCGGCTGAGCCTCAGTGGGAAGTGTTCTTTATTAATTTATTGGAAACCATTAAGTGGGGATTGTATGCCGTTGGGGTGTTTTTTTTGGTTCAAGGTGTTTTTGGACTAGTTTTTCCTAAAATCTCCTACACCCTTTATAGAACACTGCTTAGTTTATTGATTATTGGCCAAATAGGTCTGATTTTCTATTTCTCTCAGGCCCTGGTTCCCTTGGGTGCTGACTTATTTACTTATTCCTTTAATGATTTGCTGGAGACTGTGCAGGCCGCAGGGGCATTAAACGCATTTAGTTTGATAGCCTTTCCTGCTGCTATCGTATTTGTCTATTGGTTGTTGGGATTGGGTAAGTTTATCAATTTCAAATTGAAGGCATTGCTTTCAATCTCCCTTGCTTCTTATGTTCTTTTGGCCATTTTACTGTTTGTGCCCATTTCAAAACCTCAGGGCTTTTCAAGCTTGGAAGCTAATCTTTCTGAAAATAAATCCCTTTTCTTTTATGAGGAGGCTTATGAGTATTTCAGTACTTCCAGAAATATTTATTTTGATTTTTATTTGGCACCGGAGATGGATGAAAATGCCTTGGTGCAAAAGGAATTTATTGATCCTACCTATCCATTTTTACACTTGAATAACTATCCGGATTATTTGGGACCCTTTTTCGATTCATTTGACAAAAAGCCTGATCTGGTATTTATCATTGTAGAGGGCTTGGGAAAGGCGTATTCAGGGAAAAATGCTTATTTGGGTAGTTGGACACCATTTTTGGATTCACTGGCCAATAAGAGCCTTTATTGGGAAAATATGCTTTCTACCACTGGTCGTACCTTTGGTGTACTTCCAGGATTGTTTGGCTCATTACCTTTTGGTGAAAATGGTTTCATGGAAGTAGACCCTTATCCTAGACACAATACCCTTATTTCATTATTAAATGAAAACGGTTATGAAGTCAATTTTTTCTCTGGTTTTGATTCAAAATTTGAAAATGCCAGAGAATTCCTCCAATATCAAGGAGTGGATCTTTTGATAGATGAGGATGACTTTGATAGTGACTTCCAAAAATCCCCTGCATCTGCTGCTGGATTTTCATGGGGCTATGCGGACAAGGAAGCTTTTCAAAATGGAATTAGGAAGCTTCCCAATTCGGATTCTCCGCAATTAAATATTTTTCAGACAGCTTCGATGCACTCTCCCTTTTTAGTACCGGACCAAGAATTATATCTAGACAAGGTTAAGGAGAATATGGAGAGCTTGAATGTGGACGCTGGATATGACCTAAGTAAATACGAAAATGAATTGGCGAGTGTCCTGTATGGTGATGATGCCCTGAAAGAGTTTTTCAAGGAGTATTTGAAATTGGAAAAAGCAGAAAACACCATTTTCTTTATCACGGGTGACCACAGGCTACCAGAGATTCCTATGTCCACTAAAATAGACAGATTCCATGTTCCATTTTTGATTTATTCCCCAAAGTTGAAAAGGGCCAAATCTATGGCTGCGGTAAATACTCATCTCGAGGTAAGCCCAAGTATCTTGGCGTTTTTAGAGACCAATTTTGAGATACAATTGCCCGATTCTGTGGCTTGGAGAGGCAGTGTTTTGGATACTGCAGCGGCTTTTCAATCTAAAATTAGCCATGCCCTTAAGAGAAACAAATATCAGTTTGGTGATTATATTGATGGGACTTATTTTATGTCCGATAATGAGGTTTATGAAGTCATGGAGTCCCTTTATTTAGAACCAATTAATGAAATTGAAACCTTGGATAAACTGAAAGCCATGTTTGATGATTACAATGGGAAAGACAGTTATGCCATGAAAAATAACGCCATTTTGCCTGAAGAAAATTAG
- a CDS encoding class I SAM-dependent methyltransferase produces MNKSFLIKELFANIKTTGAVTFSSKSLVNKMLSFANFKGAKTIIELGGGDGSITRGIISRMDKDATLLVFEISEPFCRNLKREFPQKNVQIINDSAENMDKYLEGKDADLILSSLPFSLIPKESRNKIYSKTRSSLGENGFFIQICYSYLLKFQFANYFKNIKTAFTLKNFPPAFILICK; encoded by the coding sequence ATGAATAAAAGTTTCTTAATAAAAGAACTCTTTGCTAATATAAAAACTACAGGCGCAGTAACATTTAGTTCAAAGTCTCTTGTTAATAAAATGCTATCATTTGCTAATTTTAAAGGAGCAAAAACCATTATCGAATTGGGAGGTGGAGATGGAAGCATTACCAGAGGTATCATCAGTAGAATGGACAAGGATGCAACCTTGCTCGTATTTGAAATAAGTGAGCCTTTTTGCAGGAACCTAAAAAGGGAATTCCCTCAAAAAAACGTACAGATTATCAATGATTCTGCTGAAAATATGGACAAATACCTGGAAGGAAAAGATGCAGATCTTATTCTTTCATCACTACCTTTTAGTCTGATTCCAAAAGAATCCAGGAATAAAATTTATTCCAAAACCAGGTCCTCATTAGGCGAAAATGGTTTTTTTATACAAATATGCTATTCTTATTTATTGAAATTTCAGTTTGCCAACTATTTCAAAAACATAAAAACGGCCTTTACCTTAAAAAATTTCCCGCCAGCTTTTATCCTTATTTGTAAATAA
- a CDS encoding PA0069 family radical SAM protein, with product MSKEVFKGRGAHIEPDNPYLKRKVTIAHIEGVDEEQYQDKPTTKFYKEQTKGALSKNDSPDLPLDYSVNPYQGCEHGCIYCYARNSHQYWGFDAGLGFETNIMVKSNIVEVLRKQLKAKNHVVSPIMLSGNTDCYQPAEKQYALTRKILELCLELRHPVSIVTKNTLIKRDEDIILQLAKLNLVHVYFSINHLDNQLKALLEPRTATAEKKINTMAAFSSKGIPCGVMVAPIIPALNTADIAKIIQKTAKAGALNAGYTVVRLNGNVKKVFTNWLEENFPDRSEKIMHQIEELHGGKLNDTEWGRRIKGSGAIAHMIDRIFTTSKDKFMKGRSMPAFDLSKFSPHGQMRLF from the coding sequence ATGAGTAAAGAAGTATTCAAAGGACGGGGAGCGCATATTGAACCGGACAATCCCTATTTAAAGCGAAAGGTAACCATAGCGCATATTGAAGGGGTGGATGAGGAGCAGTACCAGGATAAACCAACAACCAAATTCTATAAAGAACAGACCAAAGGTGCCCTGAGTAAAAATGATAGTCCTGATCTTCCTTTAGACTATTCCGTCAATCCGTATCAAGGTTGTGAGCACGGTTGCATATATTGCTATGCCCGAAATTCACATCAATACTGGGGATTTGATGCAGGTCTTGGTTTTGAAACCAATATTATGGTTAAAAGCAATATTGTTGAAGTGTTAAGAAAACAATTGAAGGCGAAAAACCACGTGGTTTCTCCTATAATGCTATCTGGAAATACAGACTGTTATCAACCTGCGGAAAAGCAATATGCTTTGACCAGGAAAATATTGGAACTCTGTTTGGAACTAAGACATCCTGTTAGTATCGTTACAAAAAACACCCTGATCAAACGGGATGAAGATATAATATTGCAATTGGCAAAACTCAATTTGGTACATGTTTATTTCTCCATTAACCACCTTGATAACCAATTGAAGGCTTTGTTGGAACCGAGGACGGCCACTGCGGAAAAGAAAATAAATACCATGGCAGCATTTTCCAGCAAAGGGATTCCATGTGGCGTGATGGTCGCACCCATCATCCCTGCATTGAACACAGCAGATATCGCCAAAATCATCCAAAAGACAGCCAAAGCTGGTGCCTTAAATGCGGGATATACTGTGGTTAGACTGAATGGCAATGTTAAAAAAGTATTCACCAATTGGCTAGAGGAAAACTTTCCTGATCGATCAGAGAAGATAATGCATCAAATTGAAGAACTTCATGGAGGGAAATTGAATGATACCGAATGGGGCAGAAGGATCAAAGGTTCCGGAGCCATTGCCCATATGATCGATAGGATTTTCACCACATCCAAAGATAAATTTATGAAAGGCAGGTCAATGCCTGCTTTTGATCTCAGCAAATTTTCACCTCATGGGCAAATGCGCCTATTTTAA
- the msrA gene encoding peptide-methionine (S)-S-oxide reductase MsrA, which produces MLSLPKTTVENVPKDHEVITLGAGCFWCTEAVFQKIKGVNGIMPGYSGGHIEAPSYHEVTTGTTGHAEVIQLFYNPEEIAFQDILEVFWATHDPTKLNRQGADIGPQYRSAIFYHNEEQRIIAEDFKQLVEKAGVYDSPIVTEISPFQNFYPAENMHVNYFNTHENQPYCQFVIRPKLEKVTRAFDNLAK; this is translated from the coding sequence ATGCTATCACTACCCAAAACCACTGTAGAAAATGTTCCTAAAGATCATGAAGTAATTACTTTAGGAGCAGGTTGTTTTTGGTGCACGGAAGCGGTATTCCAAAAAATCAAGGGTGTCAATGGAATCATGCCAGGATATAGTGGCGGACATATAGAAGCACCCAGCTACCATGAAGTGACTACAGGAACTACCGGTCATGCTGAAGTGATCCAACTTTTCTATAATCCAGAGGAAATTGCCTTTCAGGATATTCTTGAGGTCTTTTGGGCAACCCATGACCCTACCAAATTAAATAGACAAGGCGCGGATATTGGACCCCAATATCGCTCAGCCATCTTCTACCACAATGAAGAACAAAGGATCATTGCAGAGGACTTCAAGCAACTGGTGGAAAAAGCAGGAGTTTATGATTCACCCATAGTGACTGAAATAAGCCCATTCCAGAATTTTTATCCAGCAGAAAACATGCATGTAAATTATTTTAATACACATGAAAACCAACCCTATTGCCAATTTGTTATCCGCCCAAAACTGGAAAAGGTAACCAGGGCATTTGATAACCTGGCCAAGTAG
- a CDS encoding SulP family inorganic anion transporter, with the protein MKKKLNYYLGHLNKDFPAGLVVFLVALPLCLGIALASGAPLFSGLVTGIVAGLVVSMLSGSQTAVSGPAAGLTVIVLNGIETLNSYEAFLVAVVLAGLIQLILGLIKAGVIGLYFPSAVIKGMLAAIGLILILKQIPHFLGVDSDFFGNEGFKQPDGKNTFTELFYSIFHIGLGPMIIGVVSLTIMILWEKPFIKKIKALTFLPGALLAVLAGILINIIFKTTIPSLEVVQSHLVNIPMINSFSGLADQLTFPDFSILGNIDLYIVAFTIGIVASLETLLCIEASDKLDRHKRRTPNNRELRAQGIGNIIAGLIGGLPMTAVIVRSSANIESGGETKVSAFIHGLLLCLCVALIPDILNMIPLSALAAVLLMVGYKLTRLDLYKKMYKMGIDQFIPFVVTVMAILLTDLLIGIGIGMSVAIYFILKANIKTPYFMEVERNANQHSFKLSLSEHMSFLNKASMTKTLEKIPENAILEIDGGKSVYIDMDVLETIYNFQETAKDKNIQLVLKNLPKVEV; encoded by the coding sequence ATGAAGAAAAAATTAAATTACTATTTAGGTCACCTTAATAAAGATTTCCCTGCAGGCTTGGTGGTATTTTTAGTGGCCTTGCCCCTTTGTCTTGGTATCGCACTGGCCTCTGGAGCTCCACTCTTTTCGGGTTTGGTTACAGGGATTGTAGCAGGTTTGGTCGTGTCCATGCTCAGTGGATCCCAGACTGCTGTCAGTGGTCCAGCAGCAGGACTTACGGTAATTGTTCTTAATGGTATTGAAACCTTAAACAGTTATGAAGCCTTTTTGGTAGCAGTGGTTTTGGCAGGCCTAATCCAATTGATTTTGGGTTTGATCAAAGCAGGTGTCATTGGATTATATTTCCCTAGTGCGGTTATTAAAGGTATGCTGGCTGCGATAGGCCTGATACTTATCTTAAAGCAAATCCCTCATTTTTTGGGTGTGGATTCGGATTTTTTTGGCAATGAAGGTTTTAAACAGCCTGACGGAAAAAATACCTTTACTGAGTTATTTTATTCCATATTCCATATTGGTCTTGGTCCTATGATTATTGGAGTGGTTTCTTTGACTATCATGATTCTTTGGGAAAAACCCTTTATCAAAAAAATCAAGGCTTTGACTTTTCTTCCTGGAGCTTTGCTGGCTGTATTGGCTGGAATATTGATCAATATTATTTTTAAAACGACCATACCCTCATTAGAGGTGGTACAAAGTCATTTGGTGAATATCCCCATGATCAATTCCTTTTCAGGTTTGGCGGATCAACTCACCTTTCCTGATTTTTCCATTTTGGGAAATATAGATTTGTATATCGTAGCGTTTACTATTGGAATTGTGGCCAGTCTGGAGACCTTACTCTGCATAGAGGCTTCCGATAAACTGGATAGGCATAAGAGAAGGACACCCAATAATAGGGAATTAAGGGCGCAAGGGATAGGTAATATTATTGCCGGTTTAATCGGAGGACTTCCCATGACTGCAGTTATTGTGCGGAGTTCTGCTAATATAGAGTCTGGTGGTGAAACAAAAGTGTCCGCCTTTATCCATGGTCTCTTGCTTTGTCTTTGTGTGGCTTTGATTCCCGATATACTCAATATGATCCCCCTATCGGCATTGGCAGCGGTGCTATTAATGGTAGGATATAAACTCACCCGATTGGATCTTTATAAAAAGATGTATAAAATGGGCATCGATCAGTTTATTCCCTTTGTGGTCACTGTTATGGCCATATTGCTGACAGATTTATTGATTGGGATCGGAATAGGTATGTCCGTAGCGATTTATTTTATCCTCAAAGCCAATATCAAAACACCGTATTTTATGGAGGTGGAGAGGAATGCCAATCAACATTCCTTCAAGCTGTCATTGAGTGAACATATGTCTTTTTTGAATAAGGCAAGCATGACCAAAACTTTGGAAAAGATCCCTGAAAATGCCATCCTTGAAATAGATGGTGGTAAATCGGTATATATCGATATGGATGTATTGGAAACGATCTATAATTTTCAGGAAACAGCCAAGGACAAAAACATACAATTGGTATTGAAAAACCTGCCTAAAGTAGAGGTTTGA